A region from the Candidatus Hydrogenedentota bacterium genome encodes:
- a CDS encoding ABC transporter ATP-binding protein produces the protein MTLKGVSKEYPDSPQPLRVLSGVDLELMRGESVAIVGPSGCGKSTLLNLIGTLDRPTSGTISIKGRDLAGLSEAELAALRNTEIGFVFQLHHLLPQCTVLENALVPTLVNANSSSCVERAQRLLERVGLLQRAHQLPGKLSGGERQRAAVVRALINKPSLLLADEPTGSLNQHGAEQLAQLLLELNREEQMTLIVVTHSEEVAHMMGRVFELREGALHERAARHV, from the coding sequence CTGACGCTGAAAGGCGTATCGAAAGAATATCCCGATTCGCCGCAACCCCTGCGCGTGCTGTCCGGCGTTGACCTCGAACTGATGCGTGGTGAGAGTGTCGCAATTGTAGGTCCGTCCGGGTGCGGCAAGAGCACGTTGTTGAATCTGATCGGCACGTTGGACCGCCCGACCTCCGGGACGATTTCGATCAAGGGCCGCGACCTCGCCGGTCTATCCGAGGCGGAACTCGCAGCGTTGCGCAACACGGAGATCGGTTTCGTATTTCAACTGCACCACCTGCTCCCGCAATGCACCGTGCTCGAGAATGCGCTGGTGCCCACACTCGTTAACGCGAATTCGAGTTCGTGCGTCGAGCGCGCGCAACGGCTGCTGGAACGCGTCGGCCTCCTGCAACGCGCGCACCAACTGCCCGGAAAACTTTCCGGCGGAGAGCGCCAGCGCGCGGCAGTCGTGCGCGCGCTAATTAATAAGCCCAGCCTGTTGCTCGCGGACGAACCGACCGGTTCGCTCAATCAGCACGGCGCCGAGCAGCTTGCGCAGCTCCTGCTGGAATTGAACCGCGAAGAACAAATGACGCTAATCGTCGTCACACATTCCGAAGAAGTCGCCCATATGATGGGCCGCGTGTTCGAACTGCGGGAGGGCGCTCTCCACGAACGGGCGGCGCGCCATGTCTAG